CTCCCTTCCAAAATCTGTGCAAGCAAACCGCTGTTTGTAAAATTGAGACTCCAAAAGTATACAGATCCTCAGGTCTTATGAAAATTCTGTAACTCTTGTAGCCAATGCTCTTCTCGTATCAGAAGCCTTCTTTTCGGTCAAATTCTCTTCTGTCATAGCATCCTTATAAAACTGAGAACCTTGATCATATaaagaataatcttctacatcAATCAATGCAGAATCATCCTCCCTCATTAGCAAAACATTATGAAGAATCGAACATGCCCCGATAAAAGCAACAGCAGTCTTAAACTCCTCTTCAACTGGTTTATTCAAAACACCCCAATTCTTCAAACTAGCTATGGTTCTAAGTGCAAAAACATGCATCAAATTATTCGCAGCATTGAATTTTTCCTCGCATGATCCTGGCACAACATCAACAAATGGAACCATTAACCATGGAAGCAGAGGATATCCTCCATCTCCAATTAGGTACTGATCGATAGCCACCCCATTGACAATAACCGGAGTCGCATTCAATAGCCTCCGCCCTTCAATATCATGACATAAAGTCGTCGACTTTAGTATCCTGGAGTCATTCTTGTCGCCACGAAAACCTGCAACAATACTCAAAATTCTTGAAGATGAATCAACAACAATTTGAACAGCAATGCTGTCGTCTTGAACCTCGTCGTCTGATGCTAATTTGCAATCATTTCTTTTAACAATATTGAATCTTGTACAGTCTATCACACCACAACAATTTGGCAATCCGGTAAGACCCTCGATATCTTTCGACACCAATTCAAGCTCGGTAGAAGTCGGGAACGCGATCCAAAAGCGAAAATTGGTGCATAAAACACGACACAATTGCTTTGCACAGAACCGAGTCACTGACTCAGTAACCCCAAATCTCCCAGCGATTTCAGTGTAACTTGACCCAGTAGCCAACCTAAACAAACCGATGCCAAGCCTGAGCTCGGATGAGAGATTTATTGGTGTTCCAATAGGGTCACGACACTCTAGTAACGGTTCAAGCAAGCCAGAGAGCCATTCAAAAGTTGAAGATCTCATCCTGAAGGTGGTTTTGAAAGAGTCAGGATTAGGAGCAACTCGGCTCAACTCACCGAGTCGAGATCCGCGTTCGAGGTCTCTGTCTTCATGGGTCGGCTCAGAACCGGCTTCTCGTAATTGGGCTCTCTTCCGTTTCTTGGAGATCGGGAAGAGGGAGAGTGAGGTGGCGAGTTCTTGGGAGGAAAGATAATGGCGAATGATAGGGAAAAGGATTCCATGGGAATTGGAACTGTAGGAATCGGAAGGGAAAAGGAGGAGGACAAGGACGAGGAGTTCAGAGACAAGAGAAGAAAGCAAAGCAGCCAATTTTTTGGATTCCATGTTTCCCAAGATTGACTGTCGGGGGAATTGGATTTTCTCGGGAACCGAAATGTGTCAGAGTATGTCTTCTGGGTAGAATCTTGGAAACTGGCGAAATAGAGAGTTACAACTGTCCATAGTAAACTCGCTATGAACTTACTTTACGAAACGTGATTGAGAATTGCCTTTATTGGAAAATTTATGTCTTTTGTGAATGTCTGTAACTGTACGTACCAACccctaaagatttttttttttttttttagttatttaaccCAGTTCATTGTTTATCCACTTAAAATTAACTCGGCTAAAGATTTGGATTTTAGGTTACTCATGTTAATCCAGgtcaattttaatcaaattaaaaaaattaaaaatatatataaagttttaatattttattaaaaaaaaaattaaaaaacaatctatataaaaaaaataccatgttatctttttaaattaaagtatttaaactaaaaaggtttttttatttcacgttgaaaaaacataacttttttcttgtaaacatatAGTATGTATACTAAAGAACTTCAAAtcacacattgaaaaaataattttttttattgtgaatattaatatatatatatatatatatatatatattaaatggcTTCAAATcctacactaaaaaaaaaattattctagtaTTTctatagtgaactttgaaaatggttaataatcaactaaaaaaatattaaaaagaggAGTCTTTACTtaagagaaaaaacatatttgaaaaaaaaaagtctctatCGGGTTTTGCCAG
This genomic interval from Populus alba chromosome 1, ASM523922v2, whole genome shotgun sequence contains the following:
- the LOC118055413 gene encoding protein ANTAGONIST OF LIKE HETEROCHROMATIN PROTEIN 1 produces the protein MESKKLAALLSSLVSELLVLVLLLFPSDSYSSNSHGILFPIIRHYLSSQELATSLSLFPISKKRKRAQLREAGSEPTHEDRDLERGSRLGELSRVAPNPDSFKTTFRMRSSTFEWLSGLLEPLLECRDPIGTPINLSSELRLGIGLFRLATGSSYTEIAGRFGVTESVTRFCAKQLCRVLCTNFRFWIAFPTSTELELVSKDIEGLTGLPNCCGVIDCTRFNIVKRNDCKLASDDEVQDDSIAVQIVVDSSSRILSIVAGFRGDKNDSRILKSTTLCHDIEGRRLLNATPVIVNGVAIDQYLIGDGGYPLLPWLMVPFVDVVPGSCEEKFNAANNLMHVFALRTIASLKNWGVLNKPVEEEFKTAVAFIGACSILHNVLLMREDDSALIDVEDYSLYDQGSQFYKDAMTEENLTEKKASDTRRALATRVTEFS